DNA from Halobaculum sp. XH14:
CAACGTCACGGCCCCCCGCGAGGACCCCGACCACGTCACGCTCGAACTCGAACTCGACAACGGCGACCTGGAGGAGCTTCCGGCCCACGCGGACAGCGTGACGCTCTCTGCCACCCAGGCCCGCGAACTCGCGGCCGAACTCGAATCGTACGCCGACCGCGTCGACGAGTCAGCCGACTGACTTGCGGGTTCTCGGGGCTGAGAACCCGGGGCGAACCCTTTTGTTCACGTCCGAAAAGTTCGGGACATGTGGGTCAGGGAGCGGGACGTCGTGGACTACGGGCTCATCAGCGCCGTCACGCTGCTCGTCTACCTCCGGGTGCCGTTCCGTCCGGCGATCCGCGAGACGCTGCGGTGGTGGGTCGACTGGACCGCGGCGTTCCTCGCGGAGTCGCCCGAGGCCGCCGTCGCCGGGTTCATCGTGTTCGTCGCGCTGTTCGGCGGCGCGTTCGCGATGGGGGTCGTGCGGCACGCGTCCCGCGACGGAGCCTGAGCCGTTCGGCACGAGCCTCTTTTGACGGGGTCCTGACCTGAACCTCTTTTGTGGGGCATGTCCTCGCGCGTCGGCTTCGCCGACGCGCCGCGGCCAGACCCCCCGCAAAACCCGTTCGTGCTGTGAAATTCCTTTGGAACCCCACTGCTGACGGGAGATCCTCGATTTCCCGTACTGCCAAAACGCCGCGGGCAGTAGTCGACGCGGCTTCGCCGCGCCTCCCTCGCTCGCGGTACTGCTGGTGGTTCCGACTGCAGTTCGAACCGGTATCGGCCGGCGGAAAGCCGGTTCCGACCGGAGAGGGTGGCCGACCGAACCGGACCGTGAGGCCGGAACCGTCCCCAGTTTTACGCGCTCGCCGCCACGGACGGAGTATGACCGAGTCCATCAGGGCCGCGCTCCGCGAGGGTCGCCCGGCGGGAAGCTGGCTTTCCATCCCCTCGCCACAGGTCGCAGAGCAGGTGGCCGAGTCGGGCGTCGACTTCGTCGTCATCGACACCGAGCACGCGCCCGCCTCGCTGGAGACCGTCGAGGCGATGGTCCGCGCGGTCGACGCCGCCGACGCGGAGGCGGCGGCGCTGGTCCGCGTCGCCTGGAACGATCACGTCCGCGTGAAGCGCGTGCTCGACACCGGCGCGGCGGGCGTGCTCGCCCCGCAAATCTCGACTCCCGGGGAGGCCGAGGCGCTCGTCGAGGCGACGCGCTACCCGCCGGAGGGTCGCCGCGGCGTGGCCGGGGCGCGCGCGTCCAACTACGGGCGCTCGCTGTCGGCGTACGTCGACTCGGCGAACGACGAGGTGGCGACGGTCGGACAGGTCGAGTCGGCTGCGGCGGTCGAGAACGCGGCGGCCATCGCGTCCGTCGACGGAATCGACTCGCTGCTCGTGGGCCCCGCGGACCTCTCGGCGTCGCTGGGCGTCTTCGGCGAGTACGAGTCCGAGGCGTTCCTCGACGCCGTCGACACGGTGCTCGCCGGGAGTTCGGTGTCGGTCGGGACCCTCGCGACCGCGCCCGACCAGGTCGACTACTGGGCGGAGTTGGGGTTCGACTACCAGATCGTCGGCACCGACGCCGGCTATCTCGCCCGCGGCGCGGCGGCGTCGCTGGAGCGCTACCGCTAGCGGGCGTCGGGGTTCCGAGAGACGGGTAGAGTATGGACCGTGGGTCGGCCCGGTTCGACGGGGTGGCTGCCGGCTGCGGCCGGGGTCAGACCGGGCGGCCGCCTTCGCTGGTGCCGACGAGGTACGTGCCGTAGGTGAGGAGCGCGGCGGCGGGAACGAGCGCGACGTTCGGGACGGGAGCCGTGCCCGGCGTCGCGGCCGGAAGCAACAGGAGCGTGCCGACGACCATCAGGGCAGTGCCGATCGGGATCCGCTGGTTCATACCCCCAATCGGAGGTCCTGGCTAATGAGGATTTCCTTCCACCCCAATGCTGTCGTGCGATTTTGTACCATGGTATCACCCAGCACGCACGCAACCGTCCCTGTGCGGACCCGCCCCTCAGGGGCGACGGATTCGCCCCTCACCGGCGACGAGTTCGCCTCAGCGACTCCGTTCGCCGGCGCGGACCGCGCCCTCCAGCCAGTTCTCGGTCGGCGGGAGGGGGCAGGCGAAGGCGTCCGAGAACGCACAGAAGGGCGTGTACGCCAGGTTGAAATCCAGCACGACGTCGTCGGCGTCCGAGAGCGTTCCCTCCGGATGGAGGTCCATGTATCGCCCGCCGTCGTACGTCTCCTGGCCGGTCGTCTTGTCGCGGAACGGCACGAAGAGCGTCTCCTCGCCGTCCCGTCCGTAGCCGACCAGGGTCGCCTCGGCGGTCCCGCCGTCGTCGCGCGGGAGCGCGAACGAGAACGTCACCGCCCGCTCGAACCGTGCCGCCTCGCCGTTCCGCACCGTCAGTTCGACGGGGTCCGGGTCGTCGTGAACGGTGACGGTCGCCGACAGGCGGTAGGCCGGGTCCGGGTCGAAGTAGTCCAGGCCGTCGAACGACTCGCGCTCCTCGGCCGGGAGCGGCGACTGCCGGTGCTCGGCGAAGAACTCGTCCTTCTCGGCGCGGTTGGCACGCACCTGCGCGGCCCAGTCGTCGTCGGTCACGCTTCGCGTTTGGCGGTGCCGGGGTTTCAGTGCCGCGACTCGCCCCGACCACCGGATGGAAAAGGATCGGAGAACTGTGCGGGGTCGGTTACCGGCGGGCCAGGAGCCCGGCACCGACGACGGCGACGAGCGCCAGGACGGCCGTGAAGCCGGGCGTCGTCGTCTCGGTTCCGTCATCGCCGGCGCTTCCGTTGCCGTTCGCCTCGTCCGCGGTGGCCGCGGACCCGGTCGACGTGTTCGGCGCGCTCGAACCGGTCGACTCGGGCGTGGCGGTCGGCTCCTCGGTCGCGTTGCGCGAGAAGTCGCCCGACGAGAGGTACGCGCTGTCGCTGACGGTGGCGTTCGTCTCCGTCAGGTAGGCCGTCTCGTTGCCGACGGCGTACGACTCGTCACCGTCGTCCATGTACGCCTGGGCCACCGAGACCTGTCCGCGGGTGAACTCGGCTTCGAGTTCGACCGTGACGTTCTCATGGGTGCCGGCGCTCAGGTACTCGCTGCTTCCCACGTAGTTGCCCGACTGGTTGTACACGGCCACGAAGCCGCCGTCGGGGAGGGTCGTCTCGGCGATGGTGACGGTGGCGTCGATCGACTGGTCGTCGTATTCGACGCTCGCCGTCCGGTTTGCCGTCTCGGTCGTCTCCTGGGCGGCCACGGGGCCCGCCAGGGCGGCGACGCCGACGACGGCGGAGAGCAATACGAGGGCGGAGATGAGGGTTCGTCTCTTCATGATAGGTATTTCACGACGCCGACAGGCGCCGTGATGCATCGGGCATTCAAGATTGATGCAAAAGAGTCCATCGACCCCGAATGTGGGAAGTCCGCATACAACGTGGGGATGGTTGGTGTGGGACCTGAAGCCAACCGACACCCATTCGGTTTCAACGACTGTCGTTCATCGGGACGGACCGAAGAAGTATTCGTTCGTTGAACTTTCCGTGAGTCGGTCGGGCGAGCGGTGAACGGACGTCCGGTGCCGGGAGCGTGAGGGCGGTAGTGTCGGACCGGCGCGCCGGAACTGC
Protein-coding regions in this window:
- a CDS encoding DUF1684 domain-containing protein, with amino-acid sequence MTDDDWAAQVRANRAEKDEFFAEHRQSPLPAEERESFDGLDYFDPDPAYRLSATVTVHDDPDPVELTVRNGEAARFERAVTFSFALPRDDGGTAEATLVGYGRDGEETLFVPFRDKTTGQETYDGGRYMDLHPEGTLSDADDVVLDFNLAYTPFCAFSDAFACPLPPTENWLEGAVRAGERSR
- a CDS encoding DUF7282 domain-containing protein, producing the protein MKRRTLISALVLLSAVVGVAALAGPVAAQETTETANRTASVEYDDQSIDATVTIAETTLPDGGFVAVYNQSGNYVGSSEYLSAGTHENVTVELEAEFTRGQVSVAQAYMDDGDESYAVGNETAYLTETNATVSDSAYLSSGDFSRNATEEPTATPESTGSSAPNTSTGSAATADEANGNGSAGDDGTETTTPGFTAVLALVAVVGAGLLARR
- a CDS encoding DUF6360 family protein, whose protein sequence is MPDRLIRVNAYTTFDMLDGAARGHGFDESALAVLNVTAPREDPDHVTLELELDNGDLEELPAHADSVTLSATQARELAAELESYADRVDESAD
- a CDS encoding HpcH/HpaI aldolase family protein, which gives rise to MTESIRAALREGRPAGSWLSIPSPQVAEQVAESGVDFVVIDTEHAPASLETVEAMVRAVDAADAEAAALVRVAWNDHVRVKRVLDTGAAGVLAPQISTPGEAEALVEATRYPPEGRRGVAGARASNYGRSLSAYVDSANDEVATVGQVESAAAVENAAAIASVDGIDSLLVGPADLSASLGVFGEYESEAFLDAVDTVLAGSSVSVGTLATAPDQVDYWAELGFDYQIVGTDAGYLARGAAASLERYR